TACTGCCGGCTTCGCCGCGGACTCGCCCTCGACGCTGCGGGTGGCCACCTCGCTCTACCCGCTCGAGTTCCTCGCCGCCGAGGTCGGGGGCGACCGCGTCGAGGTCGTCAACCTCACCCCGGCCGGCGCCGAGCCCCACGACCTCGAGCTCGCCCCGACCGACGTGCTCACCCTCGGGCAGGCCGACCTCGTGCTCGCCCTGCCCGGGTTCCAGCCCGCGATCGACGACGCCCTCGCCCACCTCGGCGCCGACGCAGCCGTGGGGACCACCCCGGCCGTGCTCGACGTGACCGGCCCGGCGCGGCTGCTCGGGCTCGATCAGGAGGATGAGCACGAGCACGGCCACGACGACGGGCACGACCACGGCATGGCGGGCGCAGATCCGCACTTCTGGCTCGACCCGCTCCGGCTCGCCGGCGTGGCCGGCGCCGTCGCGGACGCCCTGGCCGGCCTCGACCCGGCGGGCACGGCCGACTACGAGCGCAACGCCGCCGCCCTGACCACCCGCCTCACCGCGCTCGACGCGCAGTACACGGCCGGGCTGGCCGAATGCGAGCGGCGCACCATCGTCACCTCGCATCAATCGTTCGGTTACCTGGGCGAGCGATACGACCTGACGGAGGTGAGCGTCTCCGGACTGGACCCCGAGGGGGAGCCCGCCCCGGTCCGCATCCACGAGATCGCCACGGCCGTCGCCGGCACGGGCGCCACCACCGTGTTCACCGAGCCCCTCACTCCCCCGAAGGCCGCCCGCGTGCTCGGCGCGGAGCTCGGGATCTCGGTCGCGCTGCTCGACCCGATCGAGACCCGACCCGACGGCGGATACCTCGCCGCGGCCCACCGAAACCTGTCCGCACTGCGCACCGCCCTGGGATGCTCATGAACCGACCGGCCATCCACACCCGCGACCTGCGGGTCGACCTCGACGGGAGCCCCGTGCTGCGCGGGGTGGACCTGACCGTGCCCTCCGGCGAGTCCGTCGCGATCATGGGCGAGAACGGCTCGGGCAAGTCGACCCTGTTGCGGACCCTGCTCGGGCTCGTGCCCGCGAGCGGCGGGCACGCGGAGATCTTCGGTGCCGCCGTCACCTCGCCGCGCGCGCTCCCCTGGTCCCGGATCGGCTATGTGCCCCAGCGGCTCGCACCGGTGGGCGGCATGCCCACGACCGCCCTCGAGGTCGTGCGCACCGGCCTGCTCGTGCGTCCCCGGCTCCGCCTGCCCCGGCACGCGACCGCCCGCGCCCGGTCCGCACTGTCCGCCGTCGGCCTCGATCACCGCGCCGATCAGCCGGTCGCGCACATGTCCGGCGGGCAGCAGCAACGCGTCGCGATCGCCCGGGCGCTCGTGCGCGCACCCGATCTGCTCATCCTCGACGAGCCCGCCACCGGCGTGGACCAGCGCCGACAGGCCGAGCTCGCCCGGATCCTCACCGACCTGCGCGGGCGCGGCCACTCCATGCTGCTCGTGCTGCACGACCTCGGCCACTTCGCCCCGCTCCTCGACCGGGCCCTGATCCTCGAGGGCGGCCGGGTGGCGCGGGAGGAACTGCTCGGACACCTCGGCGGCGCGGCCGCCGCCGATCCGCACTGCGCGGACGGCGAGGACGACCCGGGCGAGGTCGGCGTGCTCGCCACCGCCCCGAACGAATTGGGGTGGTGAGATGCTCGATCAGCTCGGCCTCATGCTCGCCTCCCCCATGTTGCAGCGCTCCCTGCTCGTGGCCTTCGTCGTGGGCCTGTCGGCGCCCGTCATCGGCACCTTCCTCGTGCAGCGCCGGCTCTCGCTCCTGGGCGACGGGGTGGGCCACGTCGCCCTCACCGGGGTGGCGCTCGGCTGGCTCGTGGGCGCCGCCGTCGGGGCCACGGAGGCCGACGCGTACGCGATCCCCGGCGCGATCGTCGTCTCGATCGCCGGCTCGGTGCTCATCGAGATCGTGCGGGTGCGCGGGCGCACCTCCGGCGACACCGCCCTCGCCCTGCTGTTCTACGGCGGCATCGCCGGCGGGGTGGTCGTCATGGGCCTGGCCGGGGGCACGAACGCCAACCTCATGGCCTACCTGTTCGGCTCCCTGTCGACCGTGACCCCGGGGGACGTCGTCCAGACGCTGCTCATGGCCGCGCTCATCCTCGGGGTCGGGCTGTGGCTGCGCACGGCGCTGTTCGCCGTGAGCCACGACGAGGAGTTCGCGCGGGCGTCCGGGCTGCCGGTCGCGACCCTGAACATCCTGGTCGCGGTCATGGCCGCCGTCACGGTGACCGTGTCGATGCGCGTGGTCGGGCTGCTGCTCGTGTCGGCCCTCATGATCGTGCCCGTCGCGATCGCCCAGCTCCTCACCCGGTCCTTCCGCACGACGATGCACGTGGCGATGGGGATCGGGGCCGCGGTGTGCGTGGCCGGTCTCCTCGTCACCTTCTTCGTGCGGCTCGCCCCCGGGGCCGTGATCGTGGCCCTGGCGATCCTCGTGTATGCCGCGCTCGCCCTCGCCCGGCCGCTGCTGCGGCGCCGACACGGCCGCCGCGCCGGCGCACCCGAGCCCGCCCTCGAACGGAGCACCGCATGAGAATGACCCCGCAACGGGCCGCCATCGACGACCTCCTCGACGGCACCGACGACTTCCGCACCGCCCAACAACTGCACGGCATGCTCGCCTCCGCCGGCTCGACGATCGGGCTGGCGACCGTCTACCGCACCCTCACCGCGCTCGCCGAGGCCGGGCGGGTCGACGTGCTGCGCAATGACGAGGGCGAGTCGCTCTTCCGCCGCTGCCTGCGGGCCGAGCACCACCACCATCTCGTGTGCCGTGACTGCGGCCGCACGGTCGAGATCGCCGCCGACGTGGTCGAACGCTGGGCCTCGAGGATCGCCCGCGAGAACGGGTTCATAGAGATCGATCACACGGCGGAGATCTTCGGCACCTGTTCGCGGTGTGCCGCCGCCCGATACGCTGGTGCCCAGCATGCCTGACTTCCTCGCCCAGATGCCGTACTGGATCGCCGTGACCCTGCTGGTCGTCGGCGCGATGCTGCGTGGGCAGCTCATGTACTGGATCGGCTACGGCGTGACCCACCAGGCGATCAAGGGCGCCCGGCGCCACCCGTCCGCCTCCGAGCGCCGGGGGCCGATCCGGCGCACCGTGGCCTGGCTCGACGACGGCGGCGCCGACCCCGGCGTGCGGGCCCTGCGGCGCTGGGGGCTGGTCATGGTCCCGTTCAGCTACGTGACCGTCGGCTTCCAGTCGATGGTCCAGGCCGGGGCCGGGATCCTGCGGATCACCTGGTGGAAGTACGTGCTCGCCCAGATCCCCGGCGCCATCGTGTGGGGCCTGTTCTACGCGACCGTGGGTTTCGCCGCCTGGGAACTCGCGCTGAGCACGGCGATCCGCTCGCCGCTGGGGATCGCGGCCGTCGCGGCCCTCGTCGCGGTGATCATCGTGACCGTCCGGGTCGCCCGCCGCGGCGGGTCCGGCACCGGTAGCGCCGAGCGGGGTGATCGCTCCGAGCATGCGCCGGCGATCCCCGAGGAGCCCAGCCACCGGACCTCGTGAGCTCCCGGGTGCGGGCTCAGGCGGTCGGGTCGATCCGGTCCACGGCGGTCCCGAACCGCCGATTGCGCCGGGCGTACTCCTCGGCGGCGGCCCACAGGTCGCGCCGGTCCACGTCGGGCCAGGGCTTGTCGAGGAAGACCATCTCCGCGTAGGCGGCCTGCCAGATGAGGAAGTTCGAGGCGCGCCGCTCGCCGCCGGTGCGCAGGAGCAGGTCGACGTCCGGCAGGTCCGGTTCGTCGAGGTAGCGGGCGATCGTGCGCTCGGTGATCCGGGCCGGATCCACGCGCCCGGCCACGGCGTCGCGGGCGAGGTCGCGGGCGGCGTCGGCGATCTCGGCACGGCCCCCGTAGTTGACGCACATGGTGAGCGTGCACGTGGAGTTCCCCCGGGTCAGCCGCTCGGCCTCCTCGAGCTCGGCCACGACGCTGCGCCACAGCCGCGGACGGCGCCCGGCCCAGCGCACCCGCACACCCCAGTCGTTCATGACGTCCCGGCGGCGGCGCAACACGTCCCGGTTGAAGCCCATGAGGTAGCGGACCTCGGCCGGGGACCGCTTCCAGTTCTCCGTCGAGAAAGCGTAGGCGCTCACGTGGGTGATGCCGAGCTCGATCGCCCCGGCGACCACGTCGAGGAGCACCGCCTCCCCGGCGGCGTGCCCCTCGGTGCGCGGCAGGCCCCGGGCGTTGGCCCACCGGCCGTTGCCGTCCATGATGACCGCGACGTGCGCCGGCACCGTGGGCAACGCGGGCGGGCGCGCCCCGCTGGGATGGGGCGGGGGCGCGATCGCCATCACGCCCGCTCCACGTGCTGGAGCGACCGCAGTCGGCGCTCGAGGTGCCACTGCACGAACACGGCCACGAGCCCGGAGGCCTCGCGCCGGCTGCGCTCGACGCTCTCCTGCGCCACCGACCAGTCCCCGCTGAGCAGCGCCGCGAGCAGGTCGACCGTGGCCGGATCGGGGGCCGCCGAGCCCGGTGGCCGGCAGCCGCCGCACACCATCCCGCCCAGGGCGGGCGCGAACGCCCGGTGCGGCCCATCCGCGCCGCACCGGGCGCAGTCGGCGAAGCTCGCGGCCCAGCCCGCGACCGCGAGGGCCCGCAGCAGGTAGGAGTCGAGGATGAGGGTGGCGGCGTGGCGTTCGTCGGCGAGGGCCCGCAGCGCGCCGGCGAGCAGCAGGTACTGCTGCGGGGCCGGCTCCCGTTCGACCTCCGTCAGCCGTTCGGCGGTCTCCACCATGGCCGTCGCCGTCGTGTAGAGGGAGTAGTCCGCGCCGATCCGCCGGCCGTGCGGGGCGAGGGTGTCGACCTGGGTCACGATGTCGAGACTGCGGCCCGCGTACAGCTGCAGGTCGACCACCGAGAACGGCTCGAGGCGGGCACCGAACCGGGAGGACGTGCGCCGCACGCCCTTGGCCACGGCACGCACCTGCCCGTGGTCGCGGGTGAGGAACGTGATGATCCGGTCGGCCTCACCGAGCTTATGCGACCGGATCACCACGGCCTCGTCCCGGTAGAGCTTCACCGCGTCATTCTCCCACCTCGCTCCCCGGCCCGCCGCCAGGACGGGCCGGGGTGTCCGGGAACGGCGGGGAAGATGCCCCGGGCGCTGCACCGGAAAGTCTCCCCACCCGAGGACCGGCCGGAGTGCCCGAGGCCGGCGGGGAAGATGCCCCGGGCGCTGCACCGGAAAGTCTCCCCACCCGAGGACCGGCCGGGGTGTCCGGGAACGGCGGGGAAGATACCCCGGGCGCTGCACCGGAAAGTCTCCCCACCCGAGGGCGGGCCGGGGTGGATCAGCGCAGCGCCCGGTTGACGGCCGAGATGATCGCCTTGAGGGAGGCGGTCGTGATCGACGGGTCGATCCCCACCCCCCAGATCACCCGGTCGCCGACCTCGCACTCGACGTAGGCCACGGCGCTCGCGTCGTCTCCCTCCGAGAGGGCGTGCTCGGCGTAGTCGAGCACCTTGACGGGCACCCCGCTCTCCCCGAGCACCTCGACGAACGCGGCCACGGGCCCGTTCCCCGCGCCGGTGAGCACGCGCTCGACCCCGGCGTCGGTCAGGGTGACGGTCAGCTGGTCGTCCCCGCCGTCGCCGGCCGAGGTGACCTGCGTGGCACCGAGGGCGAACCTGCCCCACGGGGTGAGCCCGTTCTCGGCCGTCGCCGGCAGGTACTCGTCGGAGAACAGCTGCCACAGGGTCTCCGCGGTCGCCTCCCCGCCGTCCGTCTCGTTGTGCGCCTGCACCTCGCGCGCGAACTCGATCTGCAGCCGGCGCGGCAGGTCGAGCTGCCGGCTGCTCGCCAGCAGGTAGGCCACCCCGCCCTTCCCGGACTGGGAGTTGACGCGGATGACGGCCTCGTAGCTACGGCCCACGTCCGCCGGGTCCACGGGCAGGTACGGCATGTTCCACACGACCGCGGCGTCGTCGCCGCCGGCGGCCTGGACCTGCTGCCTGCGCAGGTCGAAGCCCTTCTTGATGGCGTCCTGGTGCGAGCCGGAGAACGCGGTGTACACGAGGTCCCCGCCGTAGGGGTGGCGCGGGTGCACGTCCATGCGCGTGCAGTGCTCGACCGTGCGGCGGATGTCGTCGATGTCGGAGAAGTCGATGCCCGGGCCCACGCCCTGGGAGTACAGGTTCATCCCGAGGGTGATCAGGTCGACGTTGCCGGTGCGCTCCCCCTGACCGAACAGGCAGCCCTCGACCCGGTCGGCCCCGGCCAGCACCGCCAGCTCGGCCGCCGCCACGGCGCTACCCCGGTCGTTGTGCGGGTGCACCGAGAGCGAGATGTGCCTCCGCCGGCTCAGCTGCCGGCTCATCCACTCGATCTGGTCGGCGTACACGTTCGGCGTGATCCGCTCGACCGTGGCCGGCAGGTTGAGGATGATCTCCCGCCCCTCCTCCGGGCCCCACACGTCCATGACCCGCTCGGTGATCTCGAGCGCGAAGTCCAGTTCCGTATCGATGAAGATCTCCGGCGAGTACTCGTAGCCGAACTCGGTGTCGTCGCCGAGGATCTTCTCCGCGTAGTCCATGACGTGCTGCGTGCCGCGGGTAGCCAGTTCGATCGTGGCGGCCTTGTCGTTGCGGAAGACGACCTCGCGGAAGATCGGGGCGGTCGCGTTGTACATGTGCACGCTCGCCCGGTGGGCCCCCTCGAGCGAGGCGACGGTGCGTTCGATCAGATCCTCGCGCGCCTGGGTCAGCACCGAGATCGTCACATCCTCCGGGATCGCGCCCGAGTCGATGATCGAGCGCACGAAGTCGAAGTCGGTCTGCGAGGCGGCCGGGAAGCCGACCTCGATCTCGGTGTACCCCATCCGCACGAGCAGGTCGAACATCGTGCGCTTCCGCGCGGGGTCCATCGGCTCGATCAGCGCCTGGTTACCGTCGCGCAGGTCCGTGCTGAGCCAGCGGGGCGGGGCGGTGATGCGCTTGTCGGGCCAGGTGCGGTCCGGCAGGTCGACGCGGATGGACTCGTGGAACGGCCGGTACTTCGTCACCGGCATGGGCGTGGATCTCGACATGGTCGTCAGCTTCCTTCGGATGATCGGGTGGCTTCGAGGCCGGCACCACGAGACTCCGCGACGAGGGGTCGGCCGCTATCGGGCCCCGCCGCGGCACAGAAGGAGGAGATCACATCCGAAACGCATGGCCTCAGCATAGCGCGCCCGTGGCCGCCTACCGCACCGGTCCCGACCGGTCCCGTCGAGGCTCTCCCGATCACGGACGGCGCCCGCGCGCCGTCCGTGGGCCCCGCGCCCGCCGTAGCCGCGCCCGCCGGCGGTGGGCCCGCAGCGACCGCAGCGAGATCGCGGCCCGGAACCGGCGCCGCAGCGTCCGGGCCCGGCGCAGCGATCCGCGCGTCTGGGTCACCTCCTCCCAGAAGGCGAGGATCTCCCGTTCGGCGGGCTCCTCCGGCGCGAACACCCCGGCGTCCGCGCGCTGGGCGAGCAGCGTCGTCGACACGCCGAACTCCCGGGCGAGCACGGCCGAGGCCTCGGAGCGGGTGAGCCCGGGCGGGGCGACCAGGCCGAGGTCGAGTGCCTGGTCGGAGAGCTCGAGCCAGCCGCCCGCGAGCCGGTTCGAGGCCGTGCCGCGGGTGCGGCGGTGCCGTCGCCGGCGGTCCTTGAGGGCGAGGATGATCGCGATAGGCGCGAGGAGTACGAGCAGCGGCAGGCCGAGCAGGGCGCTGTAGCGCACCCAGGCGGGCCGATCCTCCTCGTCGTCGGTCTCCTCGGAGTCCGGGTCGATCTCGTCGCGTTCCTGCGGGGGCACCTCGGCCTCGGGCTGCGGCGGGTCGGGCGGCTGGATCACCTGCGGTTGCGGGCGGTCCTGCGGCTCGGGATCCTGGGTCTGAGGCTTCTGGTCCTCCGGCGGGGTCGGATAGAACGGCAGCCAGCCGGCACCCTCGAACGCCACCTCGACCCAGGCGGTCACGTCCTCACCGGTCACCGCGGTCTCGCCCGGGGGCAGGTGGAAGCCCATGACCACGCGGGCCGGGAGGCCGAGGGCGCGCACCATGAGTGCCATGAGCGCCGCGTACTGCTCCTCGTCGCCGATGATCGCCTCCGGGTCCTCGATCATCGTGGCGAGGCGGCCCGCGCCGTGACCCGGGCGGGAGGGCTGCTCGCCCACGAGCCCGTCGGAGAAATAGCCGTAGGAGGCGAGCGACTGCGCGAGGGCCTCGACCCGCTGGTAGTCGCCGGAGGCCCCCTCGGCGTACTTCTTCGCGAGGTCGGCGACCGACTCGGGCACCTGCACCGGCTCGGGCAGCGAGAGGCTCTCTGCCTGCAGCCCGGCCCGGTCCACGTCGGCCGGAGTGTCCGCGACCGTGAAGTGCACATCGGCCGAGTCGCCGCCCTGGAGCCCGGCCGTGACCAGGCCGGTGGCGCTCACCCGGTTGTAGTAGAAGCTGCGCGTGAGGTCCTTGGCGCGCGTGCCCCCGAAGGTGACCTCGACCGAGCCGCCGATGCCGGGCACCCACACGTCGTGGTAGTCCTCGACCTCGATCCGCAGCTCCGGGGTGCGCTCGACCGGATCGGAGGTGATCCGCTCGCCGGTGCGGCTGAACGCGCCCGTGGCGACCGTGGACACCTCGGCGATGTTCCAGACCCGGCCGTCGTAGTAGTCCATCGCGGCCAGGCGCAGCGCGATCCCGCCCTCGGGGTGCTCCCCGAGGGTGCCGGCGAGGTCGGGGATCTCGCCGTCGATGCGGAAGAGCACGTCGTCTGCGCGGGCGTCCACGTACTTGCGGAACGAGGCGAGGGGGGAGGCGAAGTCGCGCGGGTCGGGCGGCGGCTCGATCTGGTCGCGGAGCACGTAGCGCACGTTCTCGGGCTGAAGCACAAGGTTGGCGGCCGTGCCGCCGATGACCACGAGGCCCGCGACGATCGGCAGCGCGATGACCCGGCGGGTCTCGAGCCGCCCGGCCCGGTGGGCCACCCAGAACATCGCCAGCAGGATCCCGCCGACGCCCAGGAGCAGCGGGCCCACGCTCTCGCGCGTGCCGAACAGGATCGAGGCGGTGCACACGAGTACGGGAAGCAGCAGCGCCGTCCAGAATCGGGCGGTGCGCAGCGCGAGCACGAGCGCGAGCATCGATCCGAGGAGCGCGAGCAGGAACGGCAGGAGCAGCAGCACCCCGGCTCCCCCGAGCGGGGGCGCGATCGTGAGCACCTGCTTCCACACGGTCACGAAGCCGACGCCCATGAGCTGCCAGGTCTCGGGCGTGGGCACGATCCCGCCGATGGCGGTGGTCGGGGCGGCCACGGCGCCGAGGGCGAAGATCGCCACGAGGGTCGCGGCGATCACGCTGATCGTGGGCCAGCGGCGCGCGGCGCCGACGACCCCGATCGTGACACCGGCGAGCAGACCCACCCCGCAGGCGATGAAGAACGAGGCGGACTGGTAGGCGTCGGCGAGCGGGGCGAGCGCGAGGGCGGTCATCGCCGTGAGCACCGCGATGTCGATCCCGCGGTCGCGGGTGAGCCACGTGAGCACGGGTTGGGGGGCGGCGGGGGCGGTCGAACTCCGGCGCCGGCCCCGGGCCGAGCGGCGGGAATCGGGCGCCCTCATGCGGCCGACCGCCGTTCCACCTTGCGGAACCCGGCCGGAAGGTCGGAGAGGGAGCCGAGGGTGAGCACGGTCATGACACCGAGGCGGCGGATGCTCGTGGTCGCGCCGAGCTCGGCGCGGATGACGACGCCGCTGACTCCGACGGGCAGGACGGCGCCGGCAGCGCGGATGTCGCGGGCACTCGTCGCGGCTCCGACGGCGAGCACGGCGATCGTCGCATGGGGGGCCTCCTGGCTGATGGCGCGGGCGAGTTCGACGATGTGCCGGGTGCGCCCGCTCATCTCGATCCGGGTGAGTCCGTCGAGGAAGGGGCGCACACCCACGGTGCTCACGTGCTCCTCGCTCGTCAGGGTGGTGACGTCCTTCTCGCCGGCGAAGGCGTGCAGCCCGAGCGAGCCGATCGCGCTGATCGACAGCTCGAGCTCGTCGCCGGTCTCGTAGTCGCGCCGATCCGTGGAGACGGCGAGCACGAGGTGGGTGCGGCGGGTGGACTCGAATTGGCGCACCATGAGCGTTCCGGTGCGCGCGGAGGAGCGCCAGTGCACGTAGCGCCGGTCGTCGCCGGGCACGTACTCGCGCAGGGCGTGGAAGGCGAGGTCGGCGTTGGTCAGGTCCTTGGTGGCCTGCCCCTCGAGGTCGTGGAGGAACCCGGCGGCGGAGCCGTGCATGCGCACGGTGGCCGGGTGCACGAGCAGTTCCTGCGGCTCGGTCCACACGACGGAGCGCCGCACGAGCCCGATCGGGTCGCCGCGCACGGAGGAGACCGGTCCGACCACGATGACGCCGCGCCGCTGGGTCGGGATCGTGAACAGCTCGCTGTGGGTCGCACCGCCGGTGAGGGTGGGCAGGGAGAAGCTCGCGGCCCCCGCCCCCACGGGCAGTTCGACGCGGGCCGGCAGCACGGGCCGATCGGAGGTGTTCGTGATGTCGAGGGCCCCCATGGCGCGCTCGCCCACGACGATCCGGCCGGAATGGAGCCGCAGGCCGACCTCGTAGGGGTGGCGCCCGATCGCGAAGGCCGCGGCGCCGACCATGAGGAGCACGAGCGCGGCGCCCATGATCGTCGGCTCGATCCAGCCGAGGATCCGGCCGGCGACGAGCAGGGCGATCCCCGTGAGCAGGCTCACCCAGCCGGCCCGACTCACCCACCGCACCGCGGGCGCGGTGCGGCGCACGCTGCTCATGAGGGTGGTGACGACGTGCGTGAGGGATCGGGTCGTGTCCGCTTGCGTATTCATGTGGTCGTCGCGCGCCGCTCTCAGTTGGCCGTGCGCTGGGCCGGCGGCGTCACCGTGGCGAGGATGCGGTCGAGGGCCGCTGCCGTCGTGGCGCCGTCGAACTCGGCCTCCGCGTCGAGCACCATCCGGTGGGCGAGCACGGGCTGGGCGAGGGCCTTGATGTCGTCGGGGATCACGTAGTGGCGGCCGTGGGCGGCGGCCCAGGTCTTGCCGCTGCGGACGAGGGCGAGGGCCCCGCGCACCGAGGCGCCGAGGGCGATCTCCGGCGTGGAGCGGGTGGCCTCGACGAGCCGGGTGACGTACTCGAGCACGGCCTCGTCCACGTAGACGCCGTTGGCGAGGGTCGCCATCTCCACGACGGCCCCGGCGGTGATGACCGGTTCGAGCACGGCGGAGCGGTCGCGCACCGAGGAGCCGGCGAGGATGCCCATCGTGGCGTCCCGGTCGGGGTAGCCGAGCGAGGTGCGCATGAGGAACCGGTCGAGCTGGGCCTCCGGCAGCCGGTACGTGCCGGCCTGCTCGATCGGGTTCTGGGTGGCGAGCACGATGAACGGCTGCTCCACGTCGTGGGCGACCCCGTCGACGGTCACCCGGCCCTCCTCCATCACCTCGAGCAGCGCCGACTGGGTCTTGGGCGAGGCCCGGTTGATCTCGTCGGCGAGCACGACCGAGGCGAAGATCGGGCCCCGGTGGAACGTGAACTGCCGGCTGTCCTGGTCGAAGATCGTCACGCCCGTGACGTCGCTCGGGAGCAGGTCGGGGGTGAACTGGATCCGGCTGTGGCTCGCCTGCACCGTGGCGGAGAGCGCCCGCGCGAGCGAGGTCTTGCCGGTGCCCGGGTAGTCCTCGAGCAGCAGGTGACCGCGGGAGAGCAGGCACGTGAACGCGAGCCGGATCACCTCGTTCTTCCCGAGCACCGCCTGCTCCACGTTCGCGACGAGACGCGAGAAGGTGTCGGAGAACCAGAGGGCCTGGTCCGGGGTCATGACCTCGTCGGCGGTTACGGTCATGGGGATCCTTTCGATGCGGGGCTGTGGCGGTCGGGGGCGGTCGGGGGCGATCGGGGTGAGGCGGGGGTGGGCCGTGGAAGAGACTAGCCGGGATCGGCGTCCGGCCATTCGCGCGTGGTCGAATACTCGGCGCCGCCGAGGTCGCCGCCGGCGACGGCCACCTTGACGTCGCCGCCCGGGTAGCCGTAGAAGCGCTCCGTGCGCACGACGCCGCTCGGGTCGGTCACGGCGACGGCGACCGTCTCGCGCAGGTCGGTCGGCGGCCCGAAGCGGTCGTCCGCGGGCGGGAACCAGACCTCGAACGTGTAGGTCTCCCCCGGGGTCAGGTTCGCGTAGCCGATGTCGACGTAGGCGCAGGAGCGGTGTGTGCAGGCGGAGCCCTCGTTCGCGGGCCGGGTGCGCCGCACCTCGAGGGTGGGCTTGACCGGGTTGGCACCGGTGCGTGCCGATGCGGAGCCGGTCGTGGTCTGGCCGTGCTCGTTCGTGACCCGCACCTCGATCAATCCCGAGGAGTTCCAGCCGGGCTCGACGGAGGCGGAGTCGTCGCGCTTCGATCGCTTCCAGCCGCCGTCGGTCCTGTACTCGACCGTGCTGATCGTCGCGCCGTTGTCCGAGGCCGGAAGCCGCCACGAGAAGGTGATGCGCTGCCCGCCGACCGTCGAGTCGATGTCGGGGCTGCCCGGCGGGCCGTAGGTGGACACGCCGACCGCCGCCGAGGCCTCGCCGCAATAGCTGTTGCAGGCGCGCACCGCGAGCCGGTACGTCGTGCCGTTCGTCAGGCCGCCGATCGTTCCGCCATTGCTCACGCCCGTCCACCTGCTGCCGCCGTCGATGCTGTACTGGTACTGCCGGATCGCCTGACCGTTGTCGCCCGGCGCCGTCCACGAGACCGTCGCCCTGCCGTTCTCGCCCGTCGGCTCGGCCCGCACGGACGTCGGGATCCCGGGCCTGCCGAATGAGCGCACCTGCTCCGAGGCCGGGCTCGGGTCCGACCTCCCGGCCCGGTTCTCGGCGACGACGGTGAAGGCGTAGTCCCTGCCGTTGGTCACCT
The window above is part of the Pseudactinotalea sp. HY158 genome. Proteins encoded here:
- a CDS encoding metal ABC transporter substrate-binding protein; this encodes MFITVRHRRRGPAIRTVGGLAAVALLAGCGVTVQTTAGFAADSPSTLRVATSLYPLEFLAAEVGGDRVEVVNLTPAGAEPHDLELAPTDVLTLGQADLVLALPGFQPAIDDALAHLGADAAVGTTPAVLDVTGPARLLGLDQEDEHEHGHDDGHDHGMAGADPHFWLDPLRLAGVAGAVADALAGLDPAGTADYERNAAALTTRLTALDAQYTAGLAECERRTIVTSHQSFGYLGERYDLTEVSVSGLDPEGEPAPVRIHEIATAVAGTGATTVFTEPLTPPKAARVLGAELGISVALLDPIETRPDGGYLAAAHRNLSALRTALGCS
- a CDS encoding metal ABC transporter ATP-binding protein, whose protein sequence is MNRPAIHTRDLRVDLDGSPVLRGVDLTVPSGESVAIMGENGSGKSTLLRTLLGLVPASGGHAEIFGAAVTSPRALPWSRIGYVPQRLAPVGGMPTTALEVVRTGLLVRPRLRLPRHATARARSALSAVGLDHRADQPVAHMSGGQQQRVAIARALVRAPDLLILDEPATGVDQRRQAELARILTDLRGRGHSMLLVLHDLGHFAPLLDRALILEGGRVAREELLGHLGGAAAADPHCADGEDDPGEVGVLATAPNELGW
- a CDS encoding metal ABC transporter permease; the encoded protein is MLDQLGLMLASPMLQRSLLVAFVVGLSAPVIGTFLVQRRLSLLGDGVGHVALTGVALGWLVGAAVGATEADAYAIPGAIVVSIAGSVLIEIVRVRGRTSGDTALALLFYGGIAGGVVVMGLAGGTNANLMAYLFGSLSTVTPGDVVQTLLMAALILGVGLWLRTALFAVSHDEEFARASGLPVATLNILVAVMAAVTVTVSMRVVGLLLVSALMIVPVAIAQLLTRSFRTTMHVAMGIGAAVCVAGLLVTFFVRLAPGAVIVALAILVYAALALARPLLRRRHGRRAGAPEPALERSTA
- a CDS encoding Fur family transcriptional regulator; amino-acid sequence: MRMTPQRAAIDDLLDGTDDFRTAQQLHGMLASAGSTIGLATVYRTLTALAEAGRVDVLRNDEGESLFRRCLRAEHHHHLVCRDCGRTVEIAADVVERWASRIARENGFIEIDHTAEIFGTCSRCAAARYAGAQHA
- a CDS encoding DedA family protein, whose protein sequence is MPDFLAQMPYWIAVTLLVVGAMLRGQLMYWIGYGVTHQAIKGARRHPSASERRGPIRRTVAWLDDGGADPGVRALRRWGLVMVPFSYVTVGFQSMVQAGAGILRITWWKYVLAQIPGAIVWGLFYATVGFAAWELALSTAIRSPLGIAAVAALVAVIIVTVRVARRGGSGTGSAERGDRSEHAPAIPEEPSHRTS
- a CDS encoding isoprenyl transferase, whose product is MAIAPPPHPSGARPPALPTVPAHVAVIMDGNGRWANARGLPRTEGHAAGEAVLLDVVAGAIELGITHVSAYAFSTENWKRSPAEVRYLMGFNRDVLRRRRDVMNDWGVRVRWAGRRPRLWRSVVAELEEAERLTRGNSTCTLTMCVNYGGRAEIADAARDLARDAVAGRVDPARITERTIARYLDEPDLPDVDLLLRTGGERRASNFLIWQAAYAEMVFLDKPWPDVDRRDLWAAAEEYARRNRRFGTAVDRIDPTA
- the recO gene encoding DNA repair protein RecO — protein: MKLYRDEAVVIRSHKLGEADRIITFLTRDHGQVRAVAKGVRRTSSRFGARLEPFSVVDLQLYAGRSLDIVTQVDTLAPHGRRIGADYSLYTTATAMVETAERLTEVEREPAPQQYLLLAGALRALADERHAATLILDSYLLRALAVAGWAASFADCARCGADGPHRAFAPALGGMVCGGCRPPGSAAPDPATVDLLAALLSGDWSVAQESVERSRREASGLVAVFVQWHLERRLRSLQHVERA
- the leuA gene encoding 2-isopropylmalate synthase, encoding MSRSTPMPVTKYRPFHESIRVDLPDRTWPDKRITAPPRWLSTDLRDGNQALIEPMDPARKRTMFDLLVRMGYTEIEVGFPAASQTDFDFVRSIIDSGAIPEDVTISVLTQAREDLIERTVASLEGAHRASVHMYNATAPIFREVVFRNDKAATIELATRGTQHVMDYAEKILGDDTEFGYEYSPEIFIDTELDFALEITERVMDVWGPEEGREIILNLPATVERITPNVYADQIEWMSRQLSRRRHISLSVHPHNDRGSAVAAAELAVLAGADRVEGCLFGQGERTGNVDLITLGMNLYSQGVGPGIDFSDIDDIRRTVEHCTRMDVHPRHPYGGDLVYTAFSGSHQDAIKKGFDLRRQQVQAAGGDDAAVVWNMPYLPVDPADVGRSYEAVIRVNSQSGKGGVAYLLASSRQLDLPRRLQIEFAREVQAHNETDGGEATAETLWQLFSDEYLPATAENGLTPWGRFALGATQVTSAGDGGDDQLTVTLTDAGVERVLTGAGNGPVAAFVEVLGESGVPVKVLDYAEHALSEGDDASAVAYVECEVGDRVIWGVGIDPSITTASLKAIISAVNRALR